A portion of the Halodesulfovibrio aestuarii DSM 17919 = ATCC 29578 genome contains these proteins:
- a CDS encoding PhzF family phenazine biosynthesis protein, with product MQLPLFQVDAFTDSVFGGNPAAVCKLEYWLPDEVMQNIAKENSVSETAFFITVDDGFEIRWFTPELEIDLCGHATLATAHVIARHLQPSLNSLKFHSKSGILTVAVEEDLLTLNFPSRKPIPSSAPQIILDSFKEKPIEVLKSRDYVLVFDNEETVKNMVPNQELLNQINLDIGGIVVTARGDVVDFVSRFFTPQSSIFEDPVTGSAHCSLIPYWSEKLSKEVMLALQLSPRGGTLFCENLDERVLISGKAVTYLEGHITI from the coding sequence ATGCAATTACCGCTGTTCCAAGTTGATGCTTTTACAGATAGCGTTTTTGGAGGCAACCCTGCGGCCGTCTGTAAGCTTGAATATTGGCTACCCGATGAAGTTATGCAAAATATAGCGAAAGAAAACTCTGTTTCTGAAACGGCGTTTTTCATTACTGTAGATGATGGTTTCGAAATCCGATGGTTTACACCGGAACTTGAAATCGACCTATGCGGTCATGCTACACTTGCAACGGCACATGTTATTGCAAGACACCTTCAGCCTTCTTTAAATTCACTGAAATTTCATTCAAAAAGCGGAATCCTGACGGTTGCTGTTGAAGAAGATTTGCTGACATTAAATTTTCCGTCCCGAAAACCCATACCCAGTTCCGCTCCTCAAATAATTCTGGATTCATTTAAGGAAAAACCTATAGAAGTACTGAAATCTCGGGACTATGTTCTTGTGTTTGACAACGAAGAGACGGTTAAAAACATGGTTCCTAATCAAGAGCTTCTTAATCAAATCAATCTCGACATCGGCGGTATTGTCGTAACCGCCCGAGGTGATGTGGTAGATTTTGTTTCACGTTTCTTTACGCCTCAGTCCAGCATTTTTGAAGATCCAGTGACCGGTTCTGCCCATTGTTCATTAATCCCCTACTGGAGCGAAAAGCTTTCAAAAGAAGTGATGCTCGCTTTACAGTTATCACCAAGAGGTGGAACGCTTTTCTGCGAAAATCTGGACGAACGGGTTTTGATCTCGGGCAAAGCGGTAACGTATTTAGAGGGGCATATCACAATTTGA
- a CDS encoding response regulator has translation MRFLKKFGLRGKIYLSFLLIVFIMLASIALTLPPIKKSFEKTIKKEIQTNTLLVGNMAGKLLNESIKQYLKGVTDADMRIVEKIYNKYRNKELTLEQAQNFSKSFINAQQIGEAGFTFIITPENRITKSLTMQMEQCAKEFSPAFINKLLTQKEGYLRLAKSKESLSKDDIAYLSYFAPWKWTVCAISNQIGIHSIIDLANFRKIITDADLSPSAGSYVAIFELDGRLLRHPFLTNENTLDLQDPKTKRFFLREVVDSIKAKGLQHLQSGWIEYNFTIRENPDTYGAKTLYYVYQPENKWCVVTVINKKDLLRPYTKLFLDLRIVVAVMLFSVILLAFLSSNSLVKRIFALKNAARKLSENDFDISLKKHANDEIGELEEAFSDASEKISSLTLSQKKLNENLERIVEERTDALHLALQKAESATKAKSEFLANMSHEIRTPINAITGLTYLMQQQDTPPKQKRYITKIEIATQSLSGIIDDILDYSKIEAGKLDLENTTFYLHDVMEKVSTIVGMKAADKELDFIVSYEPDVPMAYSGDPLRLAQIITNLTNNAIKFTEKGEVGVYITRVQKDHIRFEVRDTGIGLTKEEASRLFRSFSQADTSTTRKYGGTGLGLAISKQLVQLMGGYIWVQSEKDKGTSFFFTVRLKEISSRNNDQTMFTNKRVLIVDDSPSWQTSLTNLLSVYNFDIEVVSSGEEALQNIKENPPYDLILMDWNMPGLNGIETTEKLNATLPSPAHPIIMISGYDEEYYKEEAARHGITTFLHKPVNPSELYNIIISYFGSEVKEDISTKVKKVSLKEELVTRKGSHILLVEDNNLNREIIKDILVHSGIIIDEAHDGLEAVEKLAQHPDRYELIFMDIQMPVMDGYTATAKIRATGSKIPIVALTANAMASDVARSKEAGMDSHLNKPIDVEKFFATLLRYLSPKIDLKEDVSDYVEPQEQVTFKFTAIDAETGLKYMNGNLALYYKILRNFQSNYEDAHNSLKKLLTENKKEAKRLLHTLKGVSASIGANDLHSVTKKLEASFDSSLLSTFDQELGKVLKDISNCPELQQEEVPHSDLPLLGGNIRKKLWLSLYEAVNSKRPKNIKRVLTKFTLYSLQHEDEQRLKEIRALLDKYKYNDALNLLGESNE, from the coding sequence ATGCGTTTTTTGAAAAAATTCGGCTTGCGAGGAAAAATCTACCTCTCCTTTCTACTCATTGTCTTTATTATGCTTGCCTCGATCGCTTTAACCCTACCTCCGATTAAAAAAAGCTTTGAAAAAACCATAAAAAAAGAAATCCAAACGAACACATTGCTTGTTGGAAATATGGCAGGAAAACTCCTTAATGAATCTATTAAACAGTATCTTAAAGGAGTCACAGACGCGGATATGCGCATTGTTGAAAAAATTTACAACAAATACAGAAACAAAGAGTTGACATTAGAACAAGCGCAAAATTTTTCAAAATCTTTTATAAATGCGCAACAAATTGGAGAAGCAGGATTTACGTTTATTATTACTCCCGAAAACCGAATTACAAAAAGTTTAACAATGCAAATGGAACAATGTGCAAAAGAATTTTCTCCAGCATTTATTAACAAATTGTTAACTCAAAAAGAAGGATACCTGCGTTTAGCAAAAAGCAAAGAAAGCTTGTCAAAAGATGATATTGCTTACTTAAGCTATTTTGCGCCATGGAAATGGACTGTATGCGCTATTTCAAATCAAATAGGAATACACTCCATTATCGATTTGGCGAATTTTAGAAAAATAATTACAGATGCAGACCTTAGTCCGTCAGCAGGAAGCTATGTTGCAATTTTTGAATTAGATGGCCGTCTGCTACGTCATCCGTTTCTTACAAATGAAAACACGCTGGACTTACAAGATCCTAAAACAAAAAGATTCTTCCTTCGAGAAGTCGTTGACTCCATAAAAGCTAAGGGGCTTCAGCATCTACAATCAGGTTGGATTGAATATAATTTTACAATACGCGAAAATCCAGACACGTATGGTGCAAAAACTCTCTACTACGTGTATCAGCCTGAAAATAAATGGTGCGTTGTTACAGTTATTAATAAAAAGGATCTGCTACGACCATATACTAAGCTCTTTCTCGATTTAAGAATAGTTGTTGCCGTTATGCTGTTCTCAGTGATTTTACTCGCCTTCCTTTCATCTAATTCTCTGGTTAAACGTATTTTTGCGCTGAAAAATGCCGCTCGGAAGCTTTCAGAAAACGATTTTGATATTAGCCTTAAAAAGCATGCTAATGATGAGATTGGGGAACTTGAAGAGGCTTTTAGTGACGCCAGTGAAAAAATATCATCACTTACGTTAAGCCAGAAAAAACTAAATGAGAATCTTGAAAGGATTGTTGAAGAGCGAACAGATGCTTTGCACCTTGCGTTACAAAAAGCAGAGTCTGCAACTAAGGCTAAATCAGAATTTCTTGCAAATATGAGTCATGAGATACGCACCCCTATTAATGCCATAACAGGGTTAACGTATCTTATGCAGCAGCAGGATACTCCCCCAAAGCAAAAACGATACATCACCAAAATTGAAATAGCGACACAGTCTCTTTCAGGAATTATTGATGACATTTTAGACTATTCCAAAATCGAAGCAGGAAAACTTGATTTGGAAAACACGACATTTTACCTGCACGATGTAATGGAAAAAGTGTCAACGATTGTGGGGATGAAAGCAGCAGATAAGGAACTTGATTTCATAGTAAGCTATGAACCGGACGTGCCTATGGCCTATTCAGGAGACCCGCTTCGCCTTGCTCAAATCATAACCAACTTAACGAACAATGCCATAAAGTTTACTGAAAAAGGGGAAGTTGGAGTCTATATTACACGAGTGCAAAAAGATCACATACGTTTTGAAGTTAGAGACACAGGAATTGGACTGACAAAGGAAGAAGCGTCCAGACTTTTTAGGTCTTTTTCTCAAGCAGATACAAGTACGACTCGCAAATATGGCGGAACAGGACTTGGTCTTGCCATTTCAAAACAACTTGTCCAACTAATGGGTGGGTATATATGGGTTCAAAGTGAAAAAGATAAAGGCACTTCATTCTTTTTCACTGTAAGACTTAAAGAAATTTCATCCCGAAATAATGATCAAACAATGTTTACTAATAAACGAGTTTTGATAGTGGATGACAGTCCTTCCTGGCAGACTTCGCTTACAAATTTACTGTCCGTATATAATTTCGATATTGAAGTTGTCAGCAGCGGAGAAGAAGCTCTACAAAATATCAAAGAAAATCCACCGTATGATCTTATTTTAATGGACTGGAACATGCCAGGATTGAATGGCATTGAAACTACGGAAAAACTTAACGCAACATTGCCGTCGCCTGCGCACCCAATTATTATGATTTCTGGGTATGATGAAGAGTATTACAAAGAAGAAGCTGCTCGGCATGGAATTACTACATTTTTACACAAACCGGTTAATCCTTCAGAGCTGTACAATATAATCATTTCTTACTTTGGGTCAGAAGTAAAAGAAGATATTAGCACTAAGGTAAAAAAAGTAAGTTTGAAAGAAGAGCTCGTCACAAGGAAAGGCAGCCACATTCTATTAGTTGAAGACAATAATCTTAATCGAGAGATCATTAAAGACATACTCGTTCACTCTGGTATCATAATTGACGAAGCTCATGATGGTTTGGAGGCTGTCGAAAAGTTAGCACAGCATCCGGATCGGTACGAATTAATTTTTATGGATATTCAGATGCCTGTAATGGACGGATATACTGCTACAGCAAAAATACGAGCTACAGGCTCCAAAATTCCCATTGTAGCTCTTACTGCTAACGCGATGGCATCTGATGTAGCGCGATCAAAAGAGGCTGGGATGGATAGTCATCTTAATAAACCGATCGATGTCGAAAAGTTTTTTGCAACATTATTACGCTACTTATCTCCGAAAATTGATTTGAAAGAAGACGTATCAGATTATGTTGAGCCACAGGAGCAAGTTACGTTTAAATTTACCGCAATAGATGCTGAAACCGGTCTAAAATATATGAATGGCAATCTGGCTCTTTATTATAAAATTTTGCGTAACTTCCAATCTAATTACGAAGACGCGCATAATTCTCTCAAAAAGCTTCTTACAGAAAACAAAAAAGAAGCAAAAAGGTTACTGCATACTCTTAAAGGGGTAAGTGCAAGTATAGGTGCAAATGATCTTCACTCAGTGACCAAAAAGTTAGAAGCAAGTTTCGATAGCTCTCTTTTAAGTACCTTTGATCAGGAACTTGGAAAAGTACTCAAAGATATCTCAAACTGTCCGGAGCTTCAGCAAGAAGAAGTGCCTCATTCAGATCTCCCTTTGCTAGGTGGAAATATTCGTAAAAAATTATGGTTATCACTATATGAAGCTGTAAATAGCAAACGACCTAAAAATATTAAAAGAGTTTTAACTAAATTCACCCTCTACTCTCTCCAGCACGAAGATGAGCAACGTCTAAAAGAAATCCGGGCACTTTTGGATAAGTATAAGTACAATGATGCTCTGAACCTTTTAGGGGAAAGCAATGAATAA
- a CDS encoding DASS family sodium-coupled anion symporter translates to MREYILKLSPVIVAIGMALFPAPEGLSIEGWYFLSIFIGVIVGLIIEPVPAALVGFVGVSIVATLGLIGNPTASRNWALSGFSNGVIWLVFSAFMFALGYKKTGLGRRISLVLIRFLGKNTLGLGYAIAFSDAILAPFMPSNTARSAGTIYPIVSNIPPMFNSTPDHEPRKIGSYLTWVGIASTCVTSSMFLTALAPNLLAIDIIAQTTKVQITWGQWAKIMIPAMLPLFILTPWLAYIIYPPTQKRSPEAPAWAAEELNKLGAISRKELMMLGYAILALILWIFGKELGINSTVAAILVLSFMVLSNILTWDDVISNKSAWNVLVWFATLVAMASGLKKTGVLLWIGKLAASHLHGLPPSSVALFLVLMFFVLHYFFASTTAHTTALMPLFMVTAVSLLPPEMLPRIALMLAASLGLMGIITPYATGPSPIWYGSGFISQARWWFLGIIFGGLYVATMLLLTTLYV, encoded by the coding sequence ATGCGCGAATATATCCTTAAGCTTTCACCTGTTATTGTTGCCATAGGTATGGCTTTGTTTCCTGCTCCGGAGGGACTATCAATTGAAGGCTGGTACTTTCTGAGTATTTTTATTGGCGTTATTGTCGGGCTCATAATTGAGCCGGTCCCTGCGGCACTTGTGGGCTTTGTCGGGGTGTCGATAGTCGCCACATTAGGCTTGATCGGCAATCCTACCGCCAGTCGAAACTGGGCTCTCTCAGGCTTTTCCAATGGCGTTATATGGCTCGTTTTTTCTGCATTTATGTTTGCATTAGGGTATAAAAAGACAGGACTTGGGAGACGTATCAGTTTAGTCCTGATACGGTTCCTAGGTAAAAATACGCTTGGACTTGGTTATGCAATTGCTTTTTCTGACGCGATACTGGCTCCATTTATGCCTTCAAATACAGCAAGAAGCGCAGGCACAATTTATCCGATTGTGAGTAATATTCCACCGATGTTCAACTCTACTCCGGATCATGAACCACGCAAGATAGGTTCGTATTTAACGTGGGTTGGTATTGCCTCAACATGTGTCACCAGCTCTATGTTCTTAACAGCATTAGCTCCAAACTTACTGGCCATCGATATCATCGCCCAGACAACAAAAGTTCAGATCACCTGGGGACAATGGGCAAAAATAATGATTCCTGCCATGCTCCCTCTTTTTATCCTCACACCTTGGCTTGCTTATATAATTTACCCTCCAACTCAAAAAAGATCACCGGAGGCCCCTGCCTGGGCTGCAGAAGAACTTAATAAACTTGGAGCAATAAGCCGAAAAGAGCTTATGATGCTGGGTTATGCTATATTGGCACTCATTTTATGGATTTTTGGCAAAGAGCTTGGCATAAACAGTACCGTCGCAGCTATACTGGTTCTTTCTTTTATGGTTCTGAGCAATATACTCACGTGGGATGACGTCATAAGTAATAAAAGCGCATGGAACGTTCTGGTCTGGTTCGCAACTCTTGTTGCAATGGCCTCCGGATTAAAGAAAACTGGCGTGCTTCTTTGGATCGGCAAACTTGCTGCAAGTCATCTGCATGGCTTGCCTCCATCTTCCGTGGCGTTATTCCTCGTTCTCATGTTTTTCGTCCTTCATTACTTCTTTGCCAGCACTACGGCGCATACAACAGCCCTTATGCCCTTATTTATGGTAACCGCAGTCTCTCTTTTACCACCTGAAATGCTTCCACGAATTGCCCTTATGCTCGCAGCAAGCCTTGGTCTCATGGGTATTATTACACCATACGCAACTGGCCCATCTCCAATTTGGTATGGTTCCGGATTCATTAGTCAAGCTCGCTGGTGGTTTCTAGGCATCATTTTTGGCGGCCTTTATGTCGCTACAATGCTATTGCTTACCACCTTGTACGTATAG
- the rimK gene encoding 30S ribosomal protein S6--L-glutamate ligase has protein sequence MKIAILSRKAELYSTNRLVEAAEVRGHEVEVINPLRCYMNITAHNPAVYYRGEELKNIDAIIPRIGASITFYGTAVVRQFEMMGVYSVNESVAITRSRDKLRSLQLLARKGIGLPVTGFANSTAYTQDLIDLVGGAPLVVKLLEGTQGVGVVLAETHSAAESVIEAFRGLKANFIVQEYIKEAKGSDIRCIVVGGKVVASMMRKGKEGEFRSNLHRGGSASVVRITPEERSTAVRAAKIMGLGVAGVDLLRSNHGPVVMEVNSSPGLEGVEGATGKDIAGIIIDHIAKNACPGNTRTKGKG, from the coding sequence ATGAAGATAGCTATCCTTTCCAGAAAGGCTGAACTGTACTCCACCAATCGGCTTGTAGAAGCAGCGGAAGTACGTGGCCATGAGGTTGAAGTAATCAACCCGTTACGCTGTTACATGAACATTACTGCTCATAATCCTGCGGTATATTACCGGGGTGAAGAGTTGAAAAATATTGACGCAATCATCCCTCGTATTGGCGCTTCCATAACATTTTATGGAACAGCCGTTGTACGGCAATTTGAAATGATGGGGGTATATAGCGTAAACGAATCCGTTGCGATTACCCGCTCCAGAGATAAGTTACGCAGCTTGCAGCTCCTTGCAAGAAAAGGGATCGGGCTTCCGGTCACAGGCTTTGCCAATTCTACTGCTTACACACAGGATCTTATCGATCTGGTCGGAGGAGCACCGCTTGTTGTAAAGCTTCTTGAGGGTACACAAGGTGTGGGCGTTGTACTGGCAGAAACTCATTCTGCTGCCGAAAGCGTGATTGAAGCTTTTCGGGGGCTTAAAGCTAACTTTATTGTCCAAGAATATATTAAGGAAGCAAAAGGTAGCGATATCCGGTGCATTGTTGTCGGAGGAAAGGTCGTGGCTTCGATGATGCGCAAAGGGAAGGAAGGAGAATTCCGTTCTAACCTACACCGAGGTGGTTCTGCTTCTGTTGTTCGTATTACTCCTGAAGAACGCTCTACTGCCGTCAGGGCTGCAAAGATTATGGGACTGGGAGTAGCCGGCGTAGATTTATTACGTTCAAATCATGGCCCTGTTGTCATGGAAGTCAACTCTTCGCCGGGTTTGGAAGGAGTCGAGGGAGCCACGGGAAAAGATATTGCCGGTATAATCATCGATCATATCGCTAAGAACGCCTGCCCAGGAAATACCAGAACAAAAGGCAAAGGTTAG
- a CDS encoding sigma-54-dependent transcriptional regulator codes for MLQYQIVTPHVEASEMLKRSILAIQPDIKVNTACELVSATTNSHIDVFFVDHSLLLGDKVDISEGLNYIWKEASSADVVILVNSTEIRYAIEGINAGAVDYLAYPLMHSEVTLVLSRLDRDLARKHELSYLQDDFWNEKALQLVKTNSPLMREVFSMVRQMAATKTTVLLTGETGIGKSVLAKLIHSHSTRRDKPFVSLHCGAIPDSLIESELFGHTRGAFTGALKDTIGKFGAAEGGTLFLDEIGTITPSMQIKLLHVLQERTIQRVGSDKEHFVDVRIIAATNDDLWRQCELGTFRKDLYYRLNVFPIRIPSLRERKEDIASFAKTFIQDCNHMLGKDIVGLHPKVLAAFKRYSWPGNVRELENIIERACILETDKFIRLENIPNEISALSSATLDTQADISVPLGEARQNVVNQFEYIYLSELLQATKGKINKAAKQAGITTRQIHKLMQKHELTKDDFK; via the coding sequence ATGTTACAATACCAAATTGTTACCCCACATGTTGAAGCCAGTGAAATGCTCAAGCGCAGTATCCTTGCGATACAACCTGATATCAAAGTCAATACTGCCTGTGAGTTAGTCAGTGCCACAACAAACAGCCACATAGATGTTTTTTTTGTTGACCACAGCTTACTGCTCGGGGACAAAGTCGATATTTCTGAGGGGCTGAATTATATATGGAAGGAAGCTTCTAGTGCGGATGTTGTTATTTTGGTCAATTCAACTGAGATCAGATATGCAATTGAGGGCATTAATGCCGGTGCAGTGGATTATCTGGCATACCCGCTTATGCATTCAGAGGTAACTCTGGTACTTTCGCGGTTAGATCGTGATCTAGCACGTAAACATGAGCTGAGCTATCTCCAAGATGATTTCTGGAATGAGAAGGCGCTACAGCTTGTGAAAACAAATAGCCCGTTGATGCGTGAAGTTTTTTCCATGGTCAGGCAGATGGCTGCAACCAAAACAACGGTTCTTTTAACTGGTGAGACTGGTATCGGAAAAAGTGTTCTTGCAAAGCTCATTCATTCTCATAGTACAAGAAGAGATAAACCGTTTGTTAGCCTGCATTGCGGAGCTATACCGGATTCTCTGATCGAAAGTGAACTGTTCGGACATACTCGAGGAGCTTTTACAGGAGCTTTAAAAGACACTATCGGTAAGTTTGGTGCGGCTGAAGGAGGGACGCTTTTTCTGGATGAAATCGGAACAATTACTCCCTCAATGCAGATAAAGCTTCTCCATGTCCTTCAAGAACGTACCATTCAACGTGTGGGAAGCGATAAGGAGCATTTTGTTGATGTACGTATTATCGCGGCGACTAATGATGACTTGTGGCGGCAGTGTGAACTCGGGACATTTCGTAAGGACTTGTACTATAGATTGAATGTATTCCCTATCCGCATCCCATCCCTTAGGGAGCGAAAAGAAGATATTGCCTCTTTTGCCAAAACTTTTATTCAGGACTGCAACCATATGCTTGGTAAAGATATTGTTGGCCTTCATCCTAAAGTCCTGGCTGCCTTTAAACGTTATTCATGGCCGGGAAACGTGCGGGAATTGGAAAATATTATCGAGCGTGCTTGCATCCTTGAAACTGACAAGTTTATTCGGTTGGAAAACATACCTAACGAAATTTCAGCGCTTTCGAGTGCTACACTTGATACGCAGGCAGATATATCAGTCCCACTTGGTGAAGCTCGGCAAAACGTTGTTAACCAATTCGAATATATATATCTTTCGGAGTTGCTACAGGCTACTAAGGGGAAAATTAATAAAGCAGCAAAACAGGCAGGCATTACAACACGTCAAATTCATAAGCTAATGCAAAAGCATGAGTTAACAAAAGATGACTTTAAGTAG
- a CDS encoding GGDEF domain-containing response regulator, translating to MNNEIQQSTILVVDDSESNIEIVLAILDNYDVIPATSGKDALELLASENVDLILLDILMPEMSGFEVCEALKKSEETKNIPVIFLTAQKDEDSIEAAYLIGGVDYVTKPFKPVELLARVKVHLELQHLIQKLEYLATRDGLTGIYNRRKFFELAEKMFNEYDEQFYAIMLDIDFFKKINDQYGHHAGDIVLKKTTDIISSLLPPDSIFGRIGGEEFAVVLTANSDKVVINLLNSIVSTYSKTSIAINPTQKVTCTLSCGMAPKHQFTTSIDVLLREADEALYEAKQTGRNKSVVRDVVR from the coding sequence ATGAATAACGAGATACAACAATCAACAATTCTTGTTGTCGATGATTCAGAGTCAAACATAGAGATTGTTCTTGCTATTTTAGACAATTATGATGTCATACCGGCCACATCAGGTAAGGATGCGCTAGAATTGTTAGCCAGTGAGAATGTCGACCTCATTTTGTTGGATATTTTAATGCCGGAGATGAGTGGTTTTGAAGTTTGTGAGGCACTTAAAAAATCCGAAGAGACAAAAAACATTCCCGTCATATTTTTAACGGCACAAAAGGATGAGGACAGCATAGAAGCTGCCTACCTTATTGGAGGTGTTGACTATGTGACAAAGCCCTTTAAACCGGTTGAATTACTTGCCAGAGTAAAGGTACATCTTGAATTGCAACATCTTATTCAAAAACTAGAATATCTTGCAACGAGAGATGGCTTAACTGGTATTTATAATCGAAGAAAATTTTTTGAATTAGCTGAAAAAATGTTTAACGAGTATGATGAACAGTTCTACGCAATAATGCTGGATATAGATTTTTTCAAAAAAATTAATGATCAATACGGTCATCATGCTGGTGACATTGTTTTAAAGAAAACAACTGATATTATTTCAAGCCTGTTACCGCCCGACTCTATATTTGGTCGCATAGGGGGAGAAGAATTTGCTGTTGTTCTAACAGCAAATTCAGACAAAGTGGTTATAAACTTGCTGAACAGCATTGTTTCAACATACTCTAAAACAAGTATTGCAATTAACCCGACACAAAAAGTAACGTGTACATTAAGTTGTGGAATGGCGCCCAAACATCAATTCACTACATCAATTGATGTACTACTCAGGGAGGCAGATGAAGCACTCTACGAAGCAAAACAAACAGGAAGAAACAAGAGTGTTGTTCGTGATGTAGTAAGGTGA
- a CDS encoding RNA polymerase sigma factor yields MNNTNYQKECTIPDRDIVVSVLNGDTNAYAFLVKKYQAKIYSIFARSIRSQAVAAELAQDVFLKAFEKLAQFSFEKSFSSWINAIAINTLRDYWRKDGRKSSFTDELDTDYESFDATIEEQVLNGSIMQVIQQLPVLYREALLLRFRDDLSIQEVADSLGIGTSAAKMRLKRGIEIVSARVEGTNEKE; encoded by the coding sequence ATGAACAACACTAATTACCAGAAGGAATGCACTATTCCAGACAGGGATATTGTTGTCTCTGTTCTAAACGGAGACACAAATGCTTATGCTTTTCTGGTAAAAAAATATCAGGCTAAAATTTATAGTATTTTTGCTCGTTCTATCCGCTCTCAAGCCGTAGCAGCAGAATTGGCCCAAGATGTTTTTTTGAAAGCCTTTGAAAAATTAGCGCAATTTTCTTTTGAAAAAAGCTTTTCGTCCTGGATAAACGCCATCGCAATTAACACGTTACGGGATTACTGGCGCAAGGATGGACGGAAATCTTCTTTTACTGACGAACTGGATACGGATTATGAGTCTTTTGATGCAACGATTGAAGAGCAAGTTTTAAATGGCAGCATTATGCAGGTTATTCAGCAGCTTCCGGTTCTCTATCGTGAAGCCTTGTTACTGCGTTTTCGTGATGATTTGTCAATACAAGAAGTGGCTGACTCTCTGGGGATTGGAACAAGTGCAGCTAAAATGCGTTTGAAACGAGGAATAGAGATTGTTTCAGCTAGAGTGGAGGGGACAAATGAAAAAGAATAA
- a CDS encoding ATP-dependent zinc protease family protein, whose protein sequence is MLEKETLGWKEWVSLPDFGISCILSKVDTGARTSSLHTINEEAFIKDNSEWVRFTIALDSRENRTITAEAPISARRIVTNSGGQTEERFVIETQLCIGNWRSLAEVTLTRRKGMKCRMLIGRTAMSGTAIVDPEHAFLHQTPLCD, encoded by the coding sequence ATGTTAGAAAAAGAAACACTTGGTTGGAAGGAATGGGTTTCTCTTCCGGATTTTGGTATTTCGTGCATTCTCTCCAAAGTGGATACCGGAGCCAGAACGTCTTCGCTTCATACAATAAATGAAGAAGCATTCATCAAGGACAATTCAGAGTGGGTTCGCTTTACCATTGCACTTGATTCTCGAGAAAATAGAACGATTACAGCTGAAGCTCCGATATCGGCAAGGCGCATCGTTACAAATTCCGGTGGGCAGACTGAAGAACGATTTGTTATTGAAACTCAGCTTTGCATTGGTAACTGGCGCAGTTTGGCTGAAGTTACCTTAACCCGCCGTAAGGGTATGAAGTGCCGTATGCTCATTGGCCGCACGGCTATGTCTGGAACAGCAATTGTTGATCCAGAACATGCTTTTTTACATCAAACTCCATTATGTGATTAA
- a CDS encoding Hsp20/alpha crystallin family protein, whose protein sequence is MDTTKLNPWNWLKKEDEEEKILPVKQHDLCRWHRRDRSPLLNLHDEIDRLFDKTFQGIDFKTPFFHKHAFPQLGILKPDVDISGTEKEYTITAELPGMTEEDISIELKGDSLILKGEKRQEKKSEDEGYYRVERNYGSFQRVLTVPKDADAENIKAQYSNGVITITLPRKAEAITESKKISIEKD, encoded by the coding sequence ATGGATACTACCAAATTAAATCCTTGGAACTGGCTTAAAAAAGAAGATGAAGAGGAAAAAATCCTGCCAGTAAAGCAGCATGATTTATGTCGATGGCACCGACGAGATCGTAGTCCTTTGCTTAACTTGCATGATGAAATTGACAGACTTTTCGATAAAACTTTTCAGGGTATTGATTTTAAAACACCTTTTTTTCACAAACATGCTTTCCCTCAGTTAGGGATCTTGAAGCCTGATGTTGATATTTCGGGAACGGAAAAAGAGTATACAATTACAGCAGAACTTCCAGGCATGACAGAAGAAGATATCTCCATTGAATTAAAAGGGGATTCCTTGATTTTAAAAGGTGAGAAGCGGCAGGAAAAAAAATCTGAGGACGAAGGTTATTATCGCGTGGAACGAAATTATGGATCATTTCAACGTGTATTGACTGTCCCAAAGGATGCTGATGCTGAAAACATAAAAGCACAATATAGCAATGGAGTAATTACGATTACTCTACCTCGAAAAGCTGAAGCAATCACAGAATCCAAAAAGATTAGCATAGAAAAAGATTAG